A part of Prolixibacteraceae bacterium genomic DNA contains:
- a CDS encoding hemerythrin domain-containing protein, translated as MNNLDIHKWENRRMCDILLKYPRVLSLLDRLHIHLELHEMTVKEVCDQTNTNLTLFVILIESFLDKSENFNGKYDLSIIPDLVAYLRESHNYFLEKKIPYLNQILAQFIEKFKHPQIGLLKIFFDEYCQEVQQHMSYEDREVFPYINKLHKLSVEKDITHLDFSMEEFEEHHTNIEEKLSDLKNLLIKHFASDYGNFLKTQFLLNLYDLEDEIHDHSRLEDDILIPLVKQLETLTSNER; from the coding sequence ATGAACAATTTAGATATACATAAATGGGAGAATAGAAGGATGTGTGACATCCTTCTAAAATATCCACGAGTATTGTCCCTGCTCGACCGCTTACATATCCATCTTGAACTTCATGAGATGACCGTAAAAGAGGTATGTGATCAAACCAATACCAACCTAACTCTTTTTGTCATTCTCATTGAATCATTTCTTGACAAATCAGAGAACTTCAACGGGAAATATGATCTTTCGATCATTCCTGATTTGGTAGCATACCTTAGAGAGTCACACAACTACTTCCTCGAAAAAAAGATCCCTTATTTAAATCAGATTCTTGCTCAATTTATCGAGAAATTCAAACATCCTCAAATAGGGTTATTGAAAATATTCTTTGACGAGTACTGTCAAGAAGTACAGCAACATATGAGCTATGAGGATCGTGAAGTATTTCCATATATCAATAAACTTCATAAGCTATCGGTCGAAAAAGACATCACACATCTTGATTTCTCCATGGAGGAGTTCGAAGAGCACCATACCAATATAGAAGAGAAACTGAGTGATCTGAAAAATCTTTTGATCAAACACTTCGCCTCTGACTATGGCAACTTCCTGAAAACTCAATTTCTTCTTAACCTTTATGATCTAGAAGATGAAATTCATGATCACTCTCGTTTAGAAGATGACATCCTGATTCCTCTTGTAAAACAACTTGAGACACTAACCTCAAATGAAAGATGA
- a CDS encoding LuxR C-terminal-related transcriptional regulator translates to MSQKLHAVVIDDATIIREGIEVILNRNFFPITLNKLSSFPPNLEKVIKSKVDLVMVNANMLWNYNGDIQYFSDVLKSKNIPMLGYNIQHHSQKKLFTSILHLTDSEETICDKIKSITAKNQKGVEEDSSNLSTREIEVIRQIIDGNSNKEIAEKLFISTHTVITHRKNITQKLGIKSISGLTIYAILHGLVEIDEYKTEA, encoded by the coding sequence ATGAGCCAAAAACTACATGCTGTCGTCATTGACGATGCCACAATCATAAGAGAAGGGATAGAAGTTATTCTCAACCGGAATTTCTTTCCAATCACTCTTAATAAGCTTTCATCGTTCCCCCCAAACCTTGAAAAAGTGATCAAATCAAAAGTTGATCTAGTAATGGTCAATGCCAACATGCTTTGGAACTACAACGGAGATATCCAATATTTCTCCGACGTTCTCAAATCGAAGAACATTCCAATGTTAGGCTACAACATCCAACACCATAGCCAAAAAAAGCTATTTACATCGATACTTCACCTGACAGACTCAGAAGAGACAATTTGTGATAAGATCAAATCGATCACTGCAAAAAATCAAAAAGGTGTTGAAGAAGATAGTAGCAATCTATCCACAAGAGAAATCGAAGTAATTAGACAAATTATTGATGGCAATAGCAATAAAGAGATTGCAGAAAAGCTCTTTATTAGCACCCATACCGTAATTACGCACCGTAAAAACATTACACAAAAATTGGGTATAAAATCCATATCGGGACTTACCATCTATGCTATTCTGCATGGTCTAGTAGAGATCGATGAATATAAAACGGAAGCCTAA
- a CDS encoding leucine-rich repeat domain-containing protein, which yields MMKKILLILLTITTLRVIGQNLPATQNQWEYSEVTINGINGISLNRYIGELNQNDQYINIPNSIDSKPVIALCYMSKTNYMRRLVGRSSDSDALWSPLSGLFGQNKTTPNTNVREVNALNANILHVGPYTFSYCQNRNTSISLTNNVKEIMPFAFSGSEIVNFNFPTSLEYLGAYTFYNCKELAYASPIPSTVTRIELGTFYGCVDLITSISHLVHENIEYIGSYAFKNCTSLEGTLTLPKQLDQINDGVFDNCSKISVGSQMPQSLKFIERRAFAESKSYTKNLIFNEGLINIADSAFYRKWYQDNGREIETIVFPSSLNSIESCAFRGTSSNLQTIHIHALTPPVVTGKKTFDESSYRNTTLYVPQGTLTKYKEATIWKEFNNIEEINSKSTSVKSKRNDIYSIISNGNRILFKNPSSMKRISVYDILGNIIYQSEKIDNELKINTNNNKIFILMIETNDGNMYKDKFRMN from the coding sequence ATGATGAAGAAAATTTTACTTATTTTATTAACAATTACAACACTAAGAGTAATTGGACAAAATCTCCCAGCAACACAAAATCAATGGGAGTACTCAGAAGTAACCATTAACGGTATAAATGGAATTAGCCTTAACAGATATATTGGAGAGTTAAACCAAAATGATCAATATATTAATATTCCAAACTCAATTGATTCTAAGCCTGTCATTGCACTATGCTATATGAGCAAAACAAACTATATGAGAAGGCTTGTGGGTAGATCGAGTGACAGTGATGCACTATGGAGCCCACTAAGTGGACTATTTGGTCAAAATAAAACGACTCCCAACACAAATGTAAGAGAAGTTAATGCACTAAATGCAAATATCCTACATGTAGGACCATACACTTTTAGTTATTGTCAAAACAGAAATACATCTATTAGTTTAACCAATAATGTCAAGGAAATTATGCCTTTTGCATTTAGTGGTTCAGAGATTGTTAACTTTAACTTTCCGACATCATTAGAATATTTAGGTGCATACACTTTCTATAACTGTAAGGAGCTTGCATATGCATCACCCATTCCATCCACAGTCACTAGAATAGAGTTGGGGACATTTTATGGCTGTGTCGATCTTATCACATCTATCTCTCATTTAGTACATGAAAATATCGAATATATTGGTTCTTATGCTTTTAAAAACTGTACGAGTCTTGAAGGGACACTAACACTACCCAAGCAACTAGATCAGATTAATGATGGGGTTTTTGATAACTGTAGTAAAATTTCCGTAGGCTCTCAAATGCCACAGAGTTTAAAATTTATTGAAAGACGTGCCTTTGCTGAAAGCAAAAGTTATACGAAGAATTTAATATTCAATGAGGGACTTATTAATATTGCTGACAGTGCATTTTATCGTAAATGGTATCAAGATAACGGACGTGAGATTGAGACAATCGTTTTTCCTAGCTCATTGAATTCTATCGAATCTTGTGCTTTTCGCGGGACATCTAGCAACTTACAAACAATCCATATACATGCATTAACGCCTCCTGTAGTTACTGGGAAAAAGACATTTGATGAATCATCCTATCGAAACACGACTCTTTATGTACCACAAGGTACATTGACTAAATACAAAGAAGCTACAATATGGAAGGAGTTTAATAACATTGAAGAGATTAATAGTAAAAGCACCTCTGTAAAATCTAAACGAAATGATATCTACTCAATCATTTCAAATGGAAATAGAATCCTTTTCAAGAACCCTTCGTCGATGAAACGAATCTCTGTTTACGACATTTTGGGTAACATCATCTATCAATCTGAAAAAATTGATAACGAGCTAAAAATTAACACGAATAATAATAAGATTTTTATTCTGATGATTGAAACAAATGATGGCAACATGTACAAAGACAAATTCAGAATGAATTAG
- a CDS encoding IS5 family transposase: MNYKNITNDSLFDDVFRLEKLQEMGDPLYRLNQVIDWELFLPILEKVYEKDRKSNAGAPAYCPIMMFKILILQRYYNLSDFQTEYQIIDRHSFSQFLGLVRSSSIPDEKTIWRFRERLSVLDLERELFEQFHHVLNNEGLLVSEGKIVDASFVEVPRQRNSKKENEYIKENNCAPKEWHSNKNKLRQKDVNARWAKKRNEKHFGYKNHIKIDSDSKLITDYTSSSAEVHDSKALDLLIGDDTDQDCKFYADSAYTGERCDKLIDESKMENNVNEKGVRNKPLTDQQKENNKEKSKTRARVEHVFGFMENSMGNLQMKCIGFERSSTIIGLINLTYNLFRYEQIIRLKLMVK; this comes from the coding sequence ATGAACTACAAGAATATCACTAACGATTCATTATTTGATGACGTTTTTAGGCTAGAGAAGCTTCAAGAAATGGGAGATCCTTTATATCGTTTAAATCAGGTTATCGATTGGGAGTTATTTCTCCCCATCTTAGAAAAGGTATATGAAAAAGATCGCAAAAGTAATGCTGGTGCTCCAGCTTACTGTCCTATTATGATGTTTAAGATTTTGATACTACAACGCTATTATAATCTTAGTGATTTTCAAACAGAATATCAGATTATTGATAGGCATTCATTTAGTCAATTCTTAGGTTTAGTTCGGAGTAGTTCTATACCAGACGAAAAAACAATTTGGCGATTTAGAGAAAGACTTTCAGTTCTAGATTTAGAAAGAGAACTTTTTGAACAGTTTCATCATGTATTAAATAATGAGGGTTTGCTTGTTTCTGAAGGTAAAATTGTTGATGCTAGTTTTGTGGAAGTTCCAAGACAAAGAAATAGCAAAAAAGAGAATGAATATATCAAAGAAAACAACTGTGCTCCAAAGGAATGGCATTCAAATAAGAATAAACTTCGTCAGAAAGATGTAAATGCACGTTGGGCGAAAAAACGTAATGAAAAACATTTTGGCTATAAGAATCATATCAAAATAGACAGTGATAGTAAATTGATTACAGATTATACTTCTTCAAGTGCTGAAGTTCATGACTCAAAAGCATTAGATTTACTCATTGGAGATGATACAGATCAAGATTGTAAATTCTATGCTGATAGTGCTTATACAGGAGAACGATGTGATAAGCTTATAGACGAAAGTAAAATGGAGAATAATGTAAATGAGAAAGGAGTAAGAAATAAACCTTTAACTGACCAGCAAAAGGAAAATAATAAAGAAAAATCAAAAACAAGAGCAAGAGTTGAGCATGTGTTTGGTTTTATGGAAAATAGTATGGGAAATTTGCAAATGAAGTGTATTGGATTTGAAAGATCAAGTACAATTATTGGGCTAATTAACCTCACATACAACTTGTTTAGGTATGAACAAATTATAAGATTAAAGTTAATGGTAAAATAA
- a CDS encoding DUF6266 family protein: MARIDGKYFTGTIGNLVLVKIGNKQYVRSKPEPSKKPASEKQKCQRLRMKLASSFLSNFKDVIRVSYRKRSQTIAKAICSARSHVIMDAIGGEYPNLYIDCSKVRMSIRDDTTFGVDAVWYDGLHLTVNVDVEHNSIRDGYLVILRYGTAGGDISDMVKLRHREEGAQSDWQPYSIKWNNCMDAEEIHFWAMIYDPLHEKYSRSCYFSFYLAPEY; the protein is encoded by the coding sequence ATGGCACGAATAGATGGAAAATATTTTACTGGAACGATTGGTAATTTGGTGTTGGTTAAGATTGGGAATAAGCAGTATGTACGTTCAAAACCAGAGCCTTCGAAAAAGCCCGCATCGGAGAAACAGAAGTGTCAGAGACTTCGAATGAAGTTGGCTTCTAGCTTTTTGTCCAATTTTAAGGATGTGATTCGTGTTTCGTATCGAAAGAGATCTCAGACGATAGCCAAAGCAATTTGCTCGGCAAGGTCACATGTGATAATGGATGCCATTGGTGGAGAATACCCTAATTTATATATTGACTGTTCGAAGGTGAGGATGAGCATTCGAGATGACACAACATTTGGTGTAGATGCAGTATGGTATGATGGATTACATCTTACGGTGAATGTGGATGTTGAGCATAATTCTATTCGAGATGGCTATCTTGTGATATTAAGATATGGTACTGCTGGAGGAGATATCTCAGATATGGTGAAATTAAGGCATCGGGAGGAAGGGGCTCAATCAGATTGGCAACCCTATAGTATAAAATGGAATAATTGCATGGATGCAGAGGAGATTCATTTTTGGGCGATGATATACGATCCACTGCATGAAAAATATAGTAGAAGTTGTTATTTCTCCTTTTATCTGGCCCCAGAATATTGA
- a CDS encoding DUF6266 family protein — translation MGSIRKGVLGGFMGKVGSVVGSKWKGTYLLRSLPEVIKRKNISLKCLQQRARFTQTNRFISDARHLVRLGFRPVSKNRTTFNAAYDANDTFFQFENDHVVADFPNLQLSKGGLSKLENVHLTLDETGVLQIRWGTVDIIQVDGEECMVHLFVYRDDMQYSKSYIDLAKASDMSAEVMLTDSMKGHKLHLYAFYCTASALTKDYVSKTSYAEISAS, via the coding sequence ATGGGATCAATTAGAAAAGGAGTCCTTGGTGGATTTATGGGGAAAGTTGGAAGTGTTGTTGGTTCGAAATGGAAAGGCACCTATCTGTTGCGATCATTGCCAGAGGTCATTAAACGTAAGAATATTTCGTTGAAGTGTTTGCAACAACGAGCTCGTTTTACACAGACAAATCGTTTTATCTCGGATGCTCGTCATTTAGTTCGTTTGGGTTTTCGACCTGTTTCTAAAAATCGAACAACTTTTAATGCGGCTTATGATGCAAATGATACTTTCTTTCAATTTGAGAACGATCATGTAGTGGCGGATTTTCCAAACTTACAATTGTCAAAAGGAGGGTTATCTAAATTAGAGAATGTTCATCTTACGTTGGATGAGACAGGTGTGTTGCAGATTCGTTGGGGTACCGTTGATATTATCCAGGTGGATGGTGAAGAGTGTATGGTACACTTGTTTGTTTATCGTGATGATATGCAGTATTCAAAATCTTATATTGATTTGGCTAAAGCATCAGATATGTCAGCTGAGGTAATGCTTACCGATTCGATGAAAGGGCATAAATTGCATCTATATGCTTTTTATTGTACTGCAAGTGCATTGACCAAAGATTATGTGTCAAAAACCTCTTATGCAGAGATTTCTGCATCGTAA
- a CDS encoding transposase: MRESFQDIYTYANTAEEFVCLLKQWYYWATHSRMEPIIKAANTIKRHWDGVVQWMETKINNGILEGLNSVVQTVKRRAKGFRDTKNFITMIYLVTGKLDFRKVNKHCSF, from the coding sequence ATACGTGAAAGCTTTCAGGATATTTACACATACGCTAACACGGCAGAAGAGTTTGTGTGCTTATTAAAACAATGGTATTATTGGGCAACTCACTCTAGGATGGAGCCTATCATCAAGGCTGCCAATACAATTAAAAGACATTGGGATGGCGTTGTGCAATGGATGGAAACAAAGATAAATAATGGAATATTAGAAGGTCTTAATTCTGTGGTTCAAACAGTAAAAAGAAGAGCTAAAGGATTTAGGGACACTAAAAATTTCATCACAATGATATATCTTGTTACGGGTAAATTAGATTTTAGAAAGGTGAATAAGCATTGTTCTTTTTAA
- a CDS encoding IS66 family transposase, whose product MNKVDRLEKENKALKEQVQSLLAKLDIVMSEVRALSEENAMLHAKVKTLEDQLSRSKKNSGNSSFPPSRDLSTVKKNQSLRKKSNKKSGGQLGHKGMTLFQDATPTDIESHHPLAKCSCGNRLNPEDAKLLCKRQVFDIPPVIEPICIEHRLYENRCSCGQIHKGAMPSNVNAPVQYGPNIRSLILSLHIEHYIPLNRISSLVEELTSYKIGDGTIDNILKHAEKVFTPLYESLRQSIEDANIVGSDETGCKIDGSKGWMWVWQNYELTFIRAHRSRGYKVVEENFKDGFTNATLVSDCYASQLKTPAKHYQLCLAHLQRELIYIKQQTNNRWAQDILDLFSEAMKLKREAEEKDFPLDKEASFKTKLLELLNIDINDDQLDEIRTLRQRLIKKIDSVFTFLNHYEVPFDNNASERAMRNIKVKQNVSKGYRTEEGAQRYAMLRSITDTLKKQGKSVLNMIAYWLSCNNVNLSWE is encoded by the coding sequence TTTACTGGCAAAATTAGACATTGTTATGTCGGAGGTAAGAGCTTTGTCAGAAGAAAATGCGATGCTTCATGCTAAGGTTAAGACTCTTGAAGATCAACTATCACGTAGTAAGAAAAATAGTGGTAATAGCAGTTTTCCTCCATCTAGAGATTTATCGACAGTAAAGAAGAATCAATCTCTTCGCAAGAAATCTAATAAAAAATCAGGAGGTCAACTTGGTCATAAAGGCATGACTTTATTTCAAGATGCCACACCGACCGATATCGAATCTCATCATCCTTTAGCTAAGTGTAGTTGTGGAAATAGATTGAATCCTGAGGATGCTAAGTTGCTATGCAAGCGTCAAGTTTTTGATATCCCCCCTGTTATTGAACCTATATGTATTGAGCATCGTCTTTATGAGAATAGATGCAGTTGTGGACAAATCCATAAAGGAGCTATGCCATCCAATGTTAATGCACCAGTTCAATATGGTCCCAACATACGTTCGCTAATTCTTAGTCTGCATATAGAGCACTATATCCCTTTAAATCGTATTAGTTCGCTAGTAGAAGAGCTGACTTCATATAAAATAGGAGATGGAACTATTGACAATATTTTAAAACATGCAGAAAAGGTATTCACTCCTCTATATGAATCACTACGTCAATCTATTGAAGATGCCAATATAGTTGGATCTGATGAAACAGGTTGTAAAATAGATGGCAGTAAAGGATGGATGTGGGTTTGGCAAAATTATGAACTAACTTTTATTAGAGCACATAGATCTAGAGGGTATAAAGTTGTGGAAGAAAATTTCAAAGATGGATTTACTAATGCTACTTTAGTAAGTGACTGCTATGCCTCTCAACTAAAGACCCCTGCCAAACATTATCAACTATGTCTAGCTCACTTACAACGCGAATTAATCTACATAAAGCAACAGACCAATAATAGATGGGCACAAGATATATTAGATCTCTTTTCAGAAGCCATGAAATTAAAACGGGAAGCTGAAGAAAAAGATTTCCCACTAGATAAGGAAGCATCATTTAAGACCAAATTATTAGAACTTCTGAATATCGACATAAATGACGATCAGCTCGATGAAATAAGAACATTACGACAACGATTAATAAAGAAAATCGATAGTGTGTTTACTTTCTTAAATCATTATGAAGTACCGTTTGATAATAATGCTTCGGAAAGAGCAATGCGTAACATCAAGGTAAAACAGAATGTGTCTAAGGGATATCGCACAGAAGAAGGGGCGCAGAGGTATGCCATGTTGCGATCTATAACCGACACATTAAAGAAACAAGGAAAGAGTGTTCTAAACATGATCGCATATTGGCTATCATGCAATAATGTTAACTTAAGCTGGGAATAG